Proteins encoded by one window of Candidatus Eisenbacteria bacterium:
- a CDS encoding MFS transporter: MTGEPALYTREFRRACVLHFTSAMSLALFLLFPLYIKALGGTEVTIGLVLGVGTAASVAARPFVGVLLDHAGRRRVLLWCGVANAVSWIPFFFLTTVGPALYFWVSVHEIVWGALFAAFFTYAADLAPPARRAEGIAVFGVAGMSANGLAPIVGERVIEASGYPAFFALAIAFALLGTVATLGVAARTTIHPHEDRPRLRDVGRLATHRDLATVLGATVVLGIAINAAYFFVAPFTRVLHVERTGPFFAAYAATSIVIRLFGRRTLDLMGPHRVSVPGFVAFALGLAGLAALPFALSASTLVLVACGIGCGAGHGSLFPVLNALAVGRGPASKQGAVVGLHTAALDFGAVVGTPLCGAVAQVLGYPAMYGATALASLGGVVLMARDGRAWRGGVA, from the coding sequence GTGACGGGCGAGCCCGCCCTCTACACGCGCGAGTTCAGGCGCGCCTGTGTGCTGCACTTCACGAGCGCGATGAGCCTCGCGCTCTTCCTGCTCTTTCCCCTCTACATCAAGGCGCTCGGCGGCACGGAGGTCACCATCGGCCTCGTGCTCGGCGTGGGGACGGCGGCGAGCGTGGCGGCGCGCCCGTTCGTCGGGGTGTTGCTCGACCACGCGGGGCGCCGGCGCGTGCTGCTGTGGTGCGGCGTCGCGAACGCGGTGTCGTGGATTCCGTTCTTCTTCCTCACGACGGTCGGGCCCGCGCTCTACTTCTGGGTGTCGGTGCACGAAATCGTCTGGGGGGCGCTCTTCGCCGCCTTCTTCACGTACGCCGCCGACCTCGCGCCGCCGGCGCGCCGCGCCGAGGGCATTGCGGTGTTCGGGGTCGCGGGCATGTCGGCCAACGGCCTCGCGCCGATCGTCGGCGAGCGCGTGATCGAGGCGTCGGGCTATCCGGCGTTCTTCGCGCTCGCGATCGCCTTCGCGCTCCTCGGCACGGTAGCGACGCTCGGCGTGGCGGCCCGCACCACCATCCACCCGCACGAGGACCGGCCCCGGCTGCGCGACGTCGGGCGGCTCGCCACCCATCGCGATCTCGCGACGGTGCTGGGCGCGACGGTGGTGCTCGGCATCGCCATCAACGCCGCCTACTTCTTCGTCGCGCCGTTCACGCGCGTCCTGCACGTCGAGCGCACGGGACCGTTCTTTGCCGCCTACGCCGCCACCAGCATCGTGATTCGTCTCTTCGGCCGCCGCACGCTCGATCTCATGGGCCCGCATCGCGTGTCGGTGCCGGGGTTCGTCGCCTTCGCCCTCGGGCTCGCGGGGCTGGCCGCGCTGCCGTTCGCCCTGTCCGCCTCGACCCTGGTGCTGGTCGCTTGCGGAATCGGCTGCGGTGCGGGACACGGCTCGCTCTTCCCGGTGCTGAACGCGCTCGCGGTCGGGCGCGGGCCCGCGAGCAAGCAGGGCGCGGTGGTCGGACTCCACACCGCCGCCCTCGACTTCGGCGCCGTCGTGGGCACGCCGCTGTGCGGCGCCGTCGCGCAGGTGCTCGGCTACCCGGCGATGTACGGCGCGACGGCGCTTGCATCCCTCGGCGGAGTGGTGCTCATGGCGAGGGATGGACGCGCGTGGAGGGGAGGGGTGGCATGA
- a CDS encoding DNA translocase FtsK 4TM domain-containing protein — MATKGRPAPATGHILREAEAITGGAIAIFLALSLFSFSANAPRANLGGPVGHALADTMLHALGIAAYLFPLYLGYLTFALLRRGAEDLGALRFAGAGLLVVAVAAFAGLVTGGQTIVHGGGWLGGFIGMALRDLVGWPGAFLVLAVATAFAVVLSTGLSAIDLAEHGARWLASTARTGAVRAWTAVRGRLRRDADPAVARQLRKVAPKPIPLVEVDEDDDEPAAPKVAKPELPPIIREPEKRPEPPKRERSKRIEEQEELFAEDTYRLPALTLLDVPVRNTQPIDEAALHASSRILETKLADFGVAGRVVAVRPGPVITTFEFEPAPGVKVSRIVNLADDLAMALRAASVRILAPIPGKPVVGIEVSNPRRETVYIREVLQSDAYRGAESKLTLALGKDTTGNVVVADLARMPHLLIAGATGTGKSVSMNAMIMSILFKASPRDVRMIMIDPKMLELSTYENVPHLLVPVVTDPKKAAAALANMTREMEDRYRLLHEKGVRNVDSYNRLLAQSRELAAADEDGDEPADGETEDETPTRDATGSRGSQHRHLPRVIVIIDELADLMMTVGREIEESITRLAQKARAAGIHLILATQRPSVDVITGLIKANFPARISFQVTSGTNSRTILDCVGAERLLGEGDMLFLPPGTARVQRLHGAYVSDPDVHKVVEFIKRQEEPRYEMELLEGGEDEDAEGDGDEEDLSDEMYDMAVRLVTEHRQASISWLQRRLRVGYNRAARMIERMEREGVVSAAAGAKGREVIARRIDE; from the coding sequence ATGGCCACCAAGGGACGACCTGCGCCGGCGACCGGCCACATCCTGCGCGAGGCGGAGGCCATCACCGGCGGCGCGATCGCGATCTTCCTCGCGCTCTCGCTCTTCTCGTTCTCGGCGAACGCACCGCGCGCGAACCTGGGGGGTCCGGTGGGGCACGCGCTCGCCGACACGATGCTGCACGCGCTCGGCATCGCGGCGTACCTCTTCCCACTCTACCTCGGGTACCTCACGTTCGCGCTCCTGCGGCGGGGCGCCGAAGACCTGGGGGCGCTCCGCTTCGCGGGTGCCGGCCTCCTCGTGGTCGCGGTGGCGGCGTTCGCCGGTCTCGTGACGGGCGGGCAGACGATCGTCCACGGCGGTGGGTGGCTCGGCGGGTTCATCGGCATGGCGCTGCGCGATCTCGTCGGCTGGCCCGGCGCGTTCCTCGTGCTCGCCGTGGCGACCGCGTTCGCGGTCGTGCTCTCGACCGGGCTCTCCGCCATCGACCTCGCCGAGCATGGGGCGCGGTGGCTCGCATCCACCGCGCGTACCGGGGCGGTTCGTGCCTGGACGGCCGTGCGCGGCCGCCTGCGACGCGACGCCGATCCCGCGGTCGCGCGACAGCTCCGCAAGGTCGCGCCGAAGCCGATTCCGCTGGTCGAGGTCGACGAGGACGACGACGAGCCGGCGGCGCCGAAGGTCGCGAAGCCGGAGCTGCCGCCGATCATCCGCGAGCCGGAGAAGCGGCCCGAGCCCCCGAAGCGCGAACGCTCGAAGCGCATCGAGGAGCAGGAGGAGCTCTTCGCCGAGGATACCTATCGCCTGCCGGCGCTGACGCTGCTCGACGTTCCGGTGCGCAATACCCAGCCGATCGACGAAGCGGCGCTCCACGCGAGCTCGCGCATCCTCGAGACGAAGCTCGCCGACTTCGGGGTCGCCGGGCGCGTCGTCGCCGTGCGGCCGGGACCGGTCATCACCACCTTCGAGTTCGAGCCCGCACCGGGCGTGAAGGTGTCGCGCATCGTGAACCTGGCCGACGACCTCGCGATGGCGCTCCGCGCCGCGTCGGTCCGCATCCTGGCGCCGATCCCCGGCAAGCCCGTGGTCGGCATCGAAGTGTCGAACCCGCGTCGCGAGACGGTCTACATCCGCGAGGTGCTGCAGAGCGACGCGTACCGGGGCGCCGAATCGAAGCTGACGCTCGCGCTCGGCAAGGACACGACCGGCAACGTCGTCGTCGCCGACCTGGCGCGCATGCCGCACCTCCTCATCGCGGGTGCCACGGGCACCGGCAAATCGGTGTCGATGAACGCGATGATCATGAGCATCCTCTTCAAGGCGTCGCCGCGCGACGTGCGCATGATCATGATCGATCCGAAGATGCTCGAGCTGTCGACCTACGAGAACGTGCCGCACCTGCTCGTGCCGGTCGTGACCGACCCCAAGAAGGCCGCCGCCGCCCTCGCGAACATGACGCGCGAGATGGAAGACCGCTACCGCCTCCTGCACGAGAAGGGCGTGCGCAACGTCGACAGCTACAACCGGCTCCTGGCGCAATCGCGCGAGCTCGCTGCCGCCGACGAGGACGGCGACGAGCCGGCCGACGGCGAGACCGAGGACGAGACGCCGACCCGCGACGCCACGGGCTCGCGCGGCAGCCAGCACCGCCACCTGCCACGCGTGATCGTCATCATCGACGAGCTGGCCGACCTCATGATGACCGTCGGCCGCGAGATCGAGGAGTCGATCACGCGCCTCGCACAGAAGGCGCGCGCCGCCGGCATCCATCTGATCCTCGCCACGCAGCGTCCCTCGGTCGACGTCATCACGGGCCTCATCAAGGCGAACTTCCCCGCCCGCATCTCGTTCCAGGTGACGTCGGGCACGAACTCCCGCACGATTCTCGACTGCGTCGGCGCCGAGCGCCTGCTGGGCGAGGGCGACATGCTCTTCCTGCCGCCCGGCACCGCGCGCGTGCAGCGCCTGCACGGCGCGTACGTGTCCGATCCCGACGTCCACAAGGTCGTCGAGTTCATCAAGCGCCAAGAGGAGCCGCGCTACGAGATGGAGCTGCTCGAAGGCGGCGAGGACGAGGACGCCGAGGGCGACGGCGACGAGGAGGACCTGTCGGACGAGATGTACGACATGGCGGTCCGCCTCGTAACCGAGCACCGCCAGGCGTCGATCTCGTGGCTGCAGCGGCGGCTGCGCGTCGGCTACAACCGCGCGGCGCGGATGATCGAGCGCATGGAGCGGGAGGGCGTCGTCTCGGCGGCGGCCGGGGCGAAGGGTCGAGAGGTCATCGCTCGGCGCATCGACGAGTGA
- a CDS encoding ribonuclease J: MSRAPLRVVPLGGLGEIGLNLLVLEYEDSAIAIDCGVMFPDAEMMGVDVVIPDLTYLRTLGARFRGIFLTHGHEDHIGALPYVLPELDVPVYGTPLTLGFVHDRLEQHDVRGGLERYGDAAVHVGPFAVEPFAMTHSIPDAVGLVVRTPVGTVVHTGDFKIDQTPLDGRLPDLGRLAELGADGVLLLMSDSTNVEHAGVTPSERTVGTHLETIFREATGRILVTTFSSHLHRMQQVIDLAVRFRRKVALVGRSLVSHASIARDLGLLHVPEGTLIDPGAARDLPREEVTFITAGSQAEAASALVRIAMDAHPKVGIDPGDTVVLSSRIIPGNERAISNLVNHLYRRGAVVHYGRTAPIHVSGHASQEELKLVLNLVRPQHFVPVHGEFRHLVRHSRLAAEVGVPEAGCHLLEDGDVLELDGAGSARADRVPTGRVFVDGKGIGDVAGIVLRDRRHLSEGGLVLAVVALAQHSGDVIAGPDLISRGITDEEAGGGIMEGARVEVLEALAAVNPESRTDPAEVKEEVRKALRRYFKRLDRRPVILPFVLEM; encoded by the coding sequence GTGAGCCGCGCGCCGCTGCGTGTCGTGCCCCTGGGCGGCCTCGGGGAGATCGGGCTCAACCTGCTCGTGCTCGAGTACGAGGACTCCGCCATCGCGATCGACTGCGGGGTGATGTTTCCCGACGCGGAGATGATGGGCGTCGACGTCGTGATCCCGGACCTCACGTACCTGCGCACGCTCGGCGCCCGGTTCCGCGGCATCTTCCTCACGCACGGGCACGAGGACCACATCGGTGCGCTGCCGTACGTGCTGCCCGAGCTGGACGTGCCGGTCTACGGCACGCCGCTCACGCTGGGCTTCGTCCACGATCGCCTCGAGCAGCACGACGTGCGTGGCGGCCTCGAGCGCTACGGCGACGCAGCCGTCCACGTGGGGCCGTTCGCGGTCGAGCCCTTCGCGATGACGCACTCGATCCCCGACGCGGTCGGGCTGGTCGTACGGACGCCGGTCGGCACGGTGGTCCACACGGGCGACTTCAAGATCGACCAGACGCCGCTCGACGGCCGCCTGCCGGACCTCGGCCGTCTCGCCGAGCTCGGCGCCGACGGCGTGCTGCTTCTCATGTCGGACTCGACCAACGTGGAGCACGCCGGGGTGACGCCGTCGGAGCGCACGGTCGGGACGCACCTCGAGACGATCTTCCGCGAGGCGACGGGACGGATCCTCGTGACGACGTTCTCGTCGCACCTCCACCGCATGCAGCAGGTGATCGACCTCGCGGTGCGCTTCCGCCGTAAGGTCGCGCTCGTCGGCCGCAGCCTCGTGTCGCATGCGAGCATCGCGCGCGACCTGGGCCTGCTGCACGTTCCCGAGGGCACGTTGATCGATCCCGGCGCCGCGCGCGACCTGCCGCGCGAGGAGGTGACGTTCATCACCGCCGGCAGCCAGGCCGAAGCCGCCTCGGCGCTCGTGCGGATCGCGATGGACGCGCACCCCAAGGTGGGCATCGATCCGGGCGACACGGTCGTGCTGTCGTCGCGCATCATTCCAGGCAACGAGCGCGCGATCTCGAACCTCGTGAACCACCTCTACCGGCGCGGCGCCGTCGTCCACTACGGGCGCACGGCGCCGATCCACGTGTCGGGCCACGCCTCGCAGGAGGAGCTGAAGCTCGTCCTGAACCTCGTCCGCCCACAGCACTTCGTGCCGGTGCACGGCGAGTTTCGCCACCTGGTTCGTCACAGCCGCCTCGCCGCCGAGGTGGGCGTACCGGAAGCCGGCTGCCACCTGCTCGAGGATGGCGACGTGCTCGAGCTCGACGGCGCCGGCTCAGCGCGCGCCGACCGCGTCCCGACCGGCCGCGTGTTCGTCGACGGGAAGGGGATCGGCGACGTCGCCGGCATCGTCCTGCGCGACCGCCGCCACCTCTCGGAAGGCGGGCTCGTCCTCGCCGTCGTGGCGCTGGCCCAGCACTCGGGCGACGTGATCGCCGGTCCCGACCTCATCTCGCGTGGCATCACCGACGAGGAGGCGGGCGGCGGAATCATGGAGGGGGCGAGGGTCGAGGTGCTGGAGGCGCTCGCGGCCGTGAACCCCGAATCACGCACCGACCCGGCGGAGGTAAAGGAAGAGGTCCGGAAGGCGCTTCGCCGATATTTCAAACGCTTGGACCGCCGGCCGGTGATCCTCCCCTTCGTCCTCGAGATGTAG
- a CDS encoding lysophospholipid acyltransferase family protein — protein MRVDSVALIFLAKLVGIAITTALMAPAIVVASAFDARHGYRLSQVWAYVNLTLTGVHVRAEHRAPLDPSRPYVFMSNHASHFDVLAVVAALPDFQLRWVAKRELLDIPIFGWALRRAGHIIIDRSNPEQAVASLRAARAQMETGVSVMIFPEGTREGHDHELLPLKKGGFMLAIETGVPIVPIAVRGSRAILPRDDWRIHGGEMEVIVGDAIEVASEDREALMRRVQAFFSRELGYQQPPALRLVAERR, from the coding sequence GTGCGGGTCGATTCGGTGGCGCTGATCTTCCTCGCGAAGCTCGTTGGGATCGCCATCACCACGGCGCTGATGGCGCCGGCCATCGTCGTCGCCTCGGCCTTCGACGCGCGCCATGGCTACCGCCTCTCCCAGGTGTGGGCCTACGTGAACCTGACGCTGACGGGCGTGCACGTGCGCGCCGAGCATCGCGCCCCGCTCGATCCGTCGCGGCCGTACGTGTTCATGTCGAACCACGCGAGCCATTTCGACGTGCTGGCGGTGGTGGCGGCGCTGCCCGACTTCCAGCTGCGCTGGGTCGCCAAGCGCGAGCTGCTGGACATTCCGATCTTCGGCTGGGCGCTCCGGCGGGCGGGGCACATCATCATCGACCGCTCGAATCCCGAGCAGGCGGTCGCTTCGCTGCGCGCCGCGCGCGCGCAGATGGAGACCGGAGTGTCGGTCATGATCTTCCCCGAAGGCACGCGCGAGGGGCACGATCACGAGCTGCTGCCGCTCAAGAAGGGTGGCTTCATGCTCGCCATCGAGACCGGCGTCCCCATCGTGCCGATCGCCGTGCGCGGCAGCCGCGCGATCCTGCCGCGCGACGACTGGCGCATCCACGGCGGTGAGATGGAGGTCATCGTCGGCGACGCCATCGAGGTCGCGAGCGAAGACCGGGAGGCGCTCATGCGTCGCGTGCAGGCGTTCTTCTCGCGCGAGCTCGGGTACCAGCAGCCGCCGGCGCTGCGGCTCGTCGCGGAGCGCCGGTGA
- a CDS encoding acetyl-CoA hydrolase/transferase C-terminal domain-containing protein yields the protein MAPTCISADAAAALVTSDAWIDYGLGLGQPDLFDRALAARKDELRGVKIRSCLTMQPRAVLAADPTGEHFLTFNWHFSGYDRQQHDAGLCNYIPMNFGEAPDYYRRFVDRVDLACVKTCPMDEHGYFNFGGSVVYHKALTERAKVVVVETCEAMPYVYGHENAIHESQVHYVIDGGRGTIPEIGNPTATEVDRKVATLIAPEIPDGACLQIGIGGMPNAVCTLLKEAGVRDLGIHTEMLVDGMIDLVDAGLVTGARKQLNPFQIVFTFAAGSRRQYDFIDRNAGVYGAPVDYTNLPQNIMRNDRVVSINNTTEVDLQGQAASESAGYRHLTGTGGQLQFVRGAYASRGGKSFICLASTYQKGGERKSRITCSLTPGNIVTTPRTDAMYVVTEYGMVNLKGKSVAERARALIGIAHPDFREPLEREARTNNLIPRAFH from the coding sequence ATGGCACCGACTTGCATCTCCGCCGACGCGGCCGCAGCGCTCGTCACATCGGACGCGTGGATCGACTATGGCCTCGGCCTGGGACAGCCGGATCTCTTCGATCGCGCGCTCGCGGCGCGCAAGGACGAGCTGCGCGGCGTGAAGATCCGCTCGTGCCTCACCATGCAGCCGCGCGCCGTTCTCGCCGCCGATCCGACCGGCGAGCACTTCCTCACCTTCAACTGGCACTTCTCGGGCTACGACCGCCAGCAGCACGACGCCGGCCTGTGCAACTACATCCCCATGAACTTCGGCGAGGCGCCCGACTACTACCGGCGCTTCGTGGACCGCGTCGACCTCGCGTGCGTGAAGACCTGCCCCATGGACGAGCACGGGTACTTCAACTTCGGCGGCTCCGTCGTCTACCACAAGGCGCTGACCGAGCGCGCGAAGGTCGTCGTCGTCGAGACGTGCGAAGCCATGCCGTACGTCTACGGGCACGAGAACGCGATCCACGAGAGCCAGGTCCACTACGTGATCGACGGCGGTCGAGGCACGATCCCCGAGATCGGCAACCCGACGGCGACCGAGGTCGATCGCAAGGTGGCGACGCTCATCGCGCCCGAGATCCCCGACGGCGCCTGCCTGCAGATCGGCATCGGCGGCATGCCGAACGCGGTCTGCACCCTCCTCAAGGAGGCCGGGGTGCGCGATCTCGGCATCCATACCGAGATGCTGGTCGACGGCATGATCGATCTCGTCGACGCCGGCCTCGTGACGGGGGCACGCAAGCAGCTGAACCCCTTCCAGATCGTATTCACGTTCGCCGCGGGATCGCGCCGGCAGTACGACTTCATCGATCGCAACGCGGGCGTGTACGGCGCACCCGTCGACTACACGAACCTGCCACAGAACATCATGCGCAACGATCGCGTCGTCTCGATCAACAACACGACCGAGGTCGACCTCCAGGGACAGGCCGCATCGGAGTCGGCCGGCTACCGGCACTTGACCGGCACCGGCGGTCAGCTCCAGTTCGTCCGCGGGGCCTACGCGTCGCGCGGCGGCAAGTCGTTCATCTGTCTCGCGTCGACCTACCAGAAGGGCGGGGAGCGGAAGAGTCGCATCACGTGCTCGCTCACTCCCGGCAACATCGTGACGACGCCCCGCACGGACGCGATGTACGTCGTCACCGAGTACGGCATGGTGAACCTCAAGGGAAAGTCGGTCGCCGAGCGCGCCCGGGCGCTCATCGGGATCGCGCACCCGGACTTCCGCGAGCCGCTCGAGCGCGAGGCGCGCACGAACAACCTCATTCCGAGAGCATTTCACTAA
- a CDS encoding single-stranded DNA-binding protein, with protein MSLNKVMLIGNLGRDPELRFTPSGRAVARFSLATSEQWTAQDGTRQDRTEWHNIVVWGKQAETCGQYLAKGRQVFIEGSVRSRQYDDKEGQKRYITEIIAQRVQFLGGGRGEGAGAGRGAGGGAEGDAPPTPMPEDDDIPF; from the coding sequence ATGTCGCTGAACAAGGTCATGCTGATCGGCAATCTGGGGCGGGATCCGGAGCTGCGCTTCACGCCGAGCGGGCGCGCCGTCGCGCGCTTCTCGCTCGCGACGTCGGAGCAGTGGACCGCGCAGGACGGCACGCGCCAGGACCGCACCGAGTGGCACAACATCGTCGTGTGGGGGAAGCAGGCCGAGACCTGCGGGCAGTACCTCGCCAAAGGCCGTCAGGTCTTCATCGAAGGATCGGTCCGCAGCCGCCAGTACGACGACAAGGAAGGGCAGAAGCGCTACATCACCGAGATCATCGCCCAGCGCGTCCAGTTCCTGGGCGGCGGCCGCGGTGAAGGCGCCGGCGCCGGACGCGGCGCGGGCGGCGGCGCCGAGGGCGATGCGCCCCCGACCCCGATGCCCGAGGACGACGACATTCCGTTCTGA
- the radC gene encoding DNA repair protein RadC produces the protein MDAVWDGGEGTALDARTRLLAVGARACSDVELLAIVLEGGLVRLPGLGLARELIAYAGGLERLDRIDHGVAPMVGRAAARRVAVVRAAIELGRRASAVALVPTEPIRDAAAVHAHFRGRLPQLDREVFLVLLLDGRNRLQGEVRVSEGTLTSALVHPREVFAPAVRAGAAAIILVHNHPSGDPTPSAEDAALTERMRQAGEIIGIRVLDHVVIGQGRYVSLAEERRW, from the coding sequence ATGGATGCGGTGTGGGATGGGGGCGAGGGAACGGCGCTCGACGCGCGCACGCGGCTCCTGGCGGTCGGGGCGCGCGCCTGCTCCGACGTCGAGCTGCTGGCGATCGTGCTCGAGGGTGGGCTGGTGCGCCTCCCGGGCCTCGGGCTCGCGCGCGAGCTGATCGCGTACGCCGGCGGCCTCGAGCGGCTCGATCGGATCGATCACGGCGTGGCGCCGATGGTCGGACGCGCCGCCGCACGGCGCGTCGCCGTCGTGCGCGCGGCGATCGAGCTCGGCCGGCGGGCGAGTGCCGTCGCGCTCGTCCCGACCGAGCCCATCCGCGACGCGGCGGCCGTCCACGCCCACTTCCGCGGCCGGCTGCCGCAGCTCGATCGCGAGGTGTTCCTGGTGCTGCTGCTCGACGGCCGCAACCGGCTCCAGGGCGAGGTGCGGGTCTCGGAGGGCACGCTCACGTCTGCGCTCGTCCATCCGCGCGAGGTGTTCGCGCCCGCGGTGCGCGCCGGCGCGGCGGCGATCATTCTGGTCCACAACCATCCGAGCGGCGACCCCACGCCCTCGGCCGAGGACGCGGCGCTCACCGAGCGCATGCGCCAGGCCGGCGAAATCATCGGCATTCGCGTGCTCGACCACGTCGTGATCGGGCAGGGGCGCTACGTGAGCCTCGCCGAGGAGCGGCGGTGGTAA
- a CDS encoding class I SAM-dependent rRNA methyltransferase — protein sequence MHEIVLRAGRERPVRAGHPWIFSGAIETGLDDATPGDLVRVRASDGAFLAIGYANPATTIAVRVLSCVDEDVDDAFVARRIAAALELRRVTLGDATACRVVNGEGDRLPGVVVDRYGDVLVCQFLTAGGARLAPAVVRALDAALAPRTIFERSDGAVRREEGLAGQTGVLAGAPPPERVEIEEAGARFLVDVVHGQKTGFFLDQRESRARVRALAGARRVLNAFAYTGAISISAALGGATDVVSIDSSRPALEIAEAAWLRNGLAPERAQWLCGNVFEYLRAEPDRFGLVVVDPPPFVRRRDDLAAGLRGYKDVNLQALRHVEEGGFLLTCSCSQHVPRDAFRDAVGAAAADARRPARIVAEWGHPPDHPVLLAHPEGRYFKAMLLQA from the coding sequence ATGCACGAGATCGTCCTGCGAGCGGGGCGCGAGCGACCCGTGCGCGCCGGGCACCCGTGGATCTTCTCGGGCGCGATCGAAACGGGCCTCGACGACGCGACGCCCGGAGACCTCGTCCGCGTACGGGCGAGCGACGGGGCGTTCCTCGCGATCGGCTACGCGAACCCGGCGACCACGATCGCCGTGCGCGTGCTGTCCTGCGTGGACGAGGACGTCGACGACGCGTTCGTCGCGCGGCGGATCGCGGCGGCGCTGGAGCTCCGGCGCGTGACGCTCGGCGACGCCACGGCCTGTCGCGTCGTCAACGGCGAGGGCGATCGCCTGCCCGGCGTGGTCGTCGATCGCTACGGCGACGTCCTGGTCTGCCAGTTCCTCACGGCGGGCGGAGCGCGGCTCGCTCCCGCGGTCGTGCGGGCGCTCGACGCCGCGCTCGCGCCGCGCACGATCTTCGAGCGCAGTGACGGCGCCGTCCGGCGCGAGGAAGGCCTCGCCGGGCAGACGGGCGTGCTCGCCGGCGCGCCGCCGCCCGAGCGGGTCGAGATCGAGGAGGCCGGCGCGCGCTTTCTCGTCGACGTGGTGCACGGACAGAAGACGGGCTTCTTCCTCGATCAGCGCGAGAGCCGCGCCCGCGTCCGCGCCCTCGCCGGCGCGCGGCGGGTCTTGAACGCGTTCGCGTACACGGGCGCGATCTCGATCAGCGCGGCGCTCGGAGGCGCCACCGACGTCGTTTCGATCGATTCCTCGCGTCCCGCGCTCGAGATCGCCGAGGCGGCGTGGCTGCGAAACGGCCTTGCGCCCGAGCGGGCGCAGTGGCTGTGCGGCAACGTGTTCGAGTACCTGCGTGCGGAGCCCGACCGGTTCGGGCTCGTGGTCGTCGATCCGCCGCCGTTCGTGCGCCGGCGCGACGACCTGGCTGCGGGCCTGCGTGGCTACAAGGACGTGAACCTCCAGGCGCTGCGGCACGTCGAGGAGGGCGGCTTCCTTCTCACATGCTCCTGCTCGCAGCACGTGCCGCGCGACGCGTTCCGCGATGCGGTGGGCGCGGCGGCCGCGGACGCGCGCCGCCCGGCGCGCATCGTCGCGGAATGGGGGCACCCTCCCGATCATCCCGTGCTGCTCGCGCACCCCGAGGGCCGCTACTTCAAGGCGATGCTCCTCCAGGCGTGA
- the moaC gene encoding cyclic pyranopterin monophosphate synthase MoaC gives MPRRRLSHVDRSGRARMVDVSAKAVTAREAVARGEVAMRPQTLRMIASGTLPKGDVLAVAKLAGIMAAKRTADLVPLCHPLALSHVDVVLAPDAEASRVTIESTVRVEARTGVEMEALAAVAVAGLTLYDMCKAVDREMTIGAIRLVEKRGGRSGTFVRRGERRR, from the coding sequence GTGCCCCGCCGACGCCTCTCGCACGTGGACCGGAGTGGCCGCGCCCGCATGGTCGACGTCTCGGCGAAGGCCGTGACGGCGCGCGAGGCGGTCGCACGCGGCGAGGTGGCGATGCGTCCGCAGACGCTGCGGATGATCGCGAGCGGCACGCTGCCGAAGGGCGACGTGCTCGCGGTGGCGAAACTCGCCGGCATCATGGCCGCCAAGCGCACGGCCGACCTCGTACCGCTCTGCCATCCGCTGGCGCTCTCGCACGTCGACGTCGTCCTCGCGCCCGATGCCGAGGCCTCCCGCGTCACCATCGAGAGCACGGTCCGCGTCGAGGCGCGCACCGGCGTCGAGATGGAAGCGCTCGCCGCCGTCGCCGTCGCGGGCCTCACGCTCTACGACATGTGCAAGGCGGTCGACCGCGAGATGACGATCGGCGCGATCCGGCTGGTCGAGAAGCGCGGCGGCCGGAGCGGCACGTTCGTCCGGCGCGGCGAGCGCCGGCGCTGA